A genome region from Brassica oleracea var. oleracea cultivar TO1000 chromosome C2, BOL, whole genome shotgun sequence includes the following:
- the LOC106324962 gene encoding trehalose-phosphate phosphatase B, with translation MTNQNVIVSDRNPILGSKTITVSVSNSPLFSSPSTYFTFPRRKFLELLEAADKNNNNNNKNNLGAGKIASWVDSMRDSSPTRLRSSSRDSDSDNDEKISWIVRFPSALNMFDKIMNAAKGKQIVMFLDYDGTLSPIVEDPDKAYITHEMREVVKDVALNFPTAIVTGRSIDKVRAFVKLNEIYYAGSHGMDIEGPTNENSYGESNQGVLFQPAREFVPMIEKVVKILEEKTKCIPGAMVENNTFCLSVHFRRVDEKRWAALAEQVKSVLVDYPKLKLTQGRKVLEIRPTIKWDKGQALNFLLRSLGFENSENVVPVYIGDDRTDEDAFKVLREKGQGFGILVSKVPKETNASYSLQDPSQVNEFLKRLVEWKRKTVGEE, from the exons ATGACGAACCAGAATGTCATCGTCTCCGACAGAAATCCCATCTTGGGTTCAAAAACCATCACAGTCTCTGTCTCTAACTCTCCCCTGTTCTCTTCACCTTCCACTTACTTTACCTTCCCTCGTCGAAAGTTCTTGGAACTTCTTGAAGCAGCTGACAAAAACAACAACAACAACAACAAGAACAATCTTGGTGCTGGAAAGATTGCATCGTGGGTTGATTCCATGCGTGATTCTTCTCCTACACGTCTCAGATCCTCTTCTCGTGACTCTGACTCAGACAACGACGAAAAAATATCTTGGATC GTTAGATTTCCATCAGCTTTGAATATGTTTGATAAGATTATGAATGCTGCAAAAGGGAAACAAATTGTGATGTTTCTTGATTACGACGGGACGCTTTCTCCTATAGTTGAAGATCCCGACAAAGCTTACATAACACATGAG ATGCGAGAGGTTGTAAAGGATGTGGCTCTAAACTTCCCTACTGCTATAGTCACTGGACGATCCATTGATAAG GTTCGTGCTTTTGTCAAACTCAACGAGATTTACTACGCTGGAAGCCATGGCATGGACATTGAAGGACCTACCAACGAAAATAGTTACGGCGAG AGTAATCAGGGAGTGCTGTTTCAACCTGCTCGTGAGTTTGTACCAATGATCGAGAAG GTGGTTAAGATTTTAGAAGAAAAGACAAAATGTATCCCTGGGGCTATGGTGGAGAACAACACGTTTTGTCTGTCCGTACATTTTCGACGTGTTGATGAGAAA AGATGGGCCGCATTAGCCGAACAAGTAAAATCAGTTCTAGTTGATTATCCAAAGCTGAAACTAACCCAAGGTAGAAAG GTGCTTGAAATCCGCCCCACAATCAAATGGGACAAGGGCCAAGCCCTCAATTTTTTGCTAAGATCATTAG GATTCGAAAATTCGGAAAATGTTGTTCCGGTGTATATTGGAGATGACCGTACCGACGAAGATGCGTTTAAG GTTTTACGTGAAAAGGGACAAGGTTTTGGGATTCTTGTCTCAAAAGTTCCAAAGGAAACCAATGCCTCTTATTCTCTTCAAGACCCTTCTCAG GTTAATGAGTTTCTGAAGCGTTTGGTAGAGTGGAAGAGGAAGACAGTTGGGGAAGAGTGA
- the LOC106323843 gene encoding uncharacterized protein LOC106323843 has translation MGSPHGHVEGSSVVVSPSKFSPLMEIEDDGEEEAAEVQNEVVEEVEEGEVIEERGVLLIPSRGKRSQVANVHKSAKKTIVRTKDLKFEVTKLHMSDQIITCAIQIPESGEQFICSAIYTHNIAIERISSWRDLRGTQASYAYLNLPWVLTGEYNVKLASNEHSRAMDYRSDQVGMTHFQEVITDCGLLDLPYVGTLFTWWNKREEDPIGKKLDRALVDGEWLKRYPQSYANFYAGGVSDHARCLVRLTGQLDESRKPFRFFNYLADHEEFLPTVKGVWDTTPQLYHSRSALTCFHQKLKQLKFHLNALNKSKYGDLLIRTKQAYEDLCECQNKALLDPSLATFARATEASERCPGEACEQLVTPVTSQEIYATLLSLPNDKVFGPDGYTKDFYVAGWPVIGRDFITTLQSFFMFGFLPTSINATILALVPKTESAQKMKDYSPIACCNLLYKVISKVLANRLKVIFPDALEANQSAFIKESLLQENIILASELVNGYHKQSISERCAIKFDISKAFDTVK, from the exons ATGGGTAGCCCGCATGGACATGTGGAAGGTTCGAGTGTAGTGGTTTCACCATCTAAATTCAGCCCTTTAATGGAGATTGAGGATGATGGGGAAGAGGAAGCTGCAGAGGTTCAGAACGAGGTTGTGGAGGAGGTTGAGGAAGGTGAGGTTATCGAGGAGAGAGGGGTCCTACTAATACCCTCTCGGGGAAAGAGATCTCAGGTTGCAAATGTGCACAAGTCAGCTAAGAAGACAATTGTTAGAACGAAGGACCTGAAGTTCGAAG TAACTAAGCTTCATATGAGCGATCAGATCATCACGTGTGCCATCCAAATCCCGGAGTCAGGAGAGCAGTTCATTTGTTCAGCTATATACACTCACAATATAGCTATTGAGAGGATTTCATCATGGAGGGATCTTAGGGGAACACAAGCTTCTTATGCTTATCTCAACTTGCCTTGGGTTCTCACTGGAGAATACAATGTCAAGCTGGCCTCTAACGAGCATTCTCGTGCAATGGATTACCGCAGTGATCAGGTGGGAATGACGCATTTTCAAGAAGTTATCACAGACTGTGGATTACTGGATCTACCATATGTTGGAACTCTGTTCACATGGTGGAATAAGAGAGAAGAGGACCCTATTGGGAAAAAATTAGACCGAGCTTTGGTCGATGGTGAATGGTTGAAACGTTACCCACAATCTTATGCAAATTTTTATGCTGGAGGGGTGTCTGATCACGCTAGATGTTTGGTCAGATTAACAGGGCAACTTGATGAATCCCGTAAGCCTTTTCGTTTCTTCAATTATCTTGCTGACCACGAGGAGTTCTTACCAACTGTTAAGGGAGTTTGGGATACTACACCACAGTTGTATCATTCACGCTCTGCTTTAACTTGTTTTCATCAGAAATTGAAGCAGTTAAAGTTCCACCTGAATGCTCTGAATAAATCGAAGTATGGTGATTTGCTGATTAGGACTAAACAAGCGTATGAGGATCTCTGTGAGTGCCAGAATAAAGCTCTTTTAGATCCTAGTCTAGCAACTTTTGCTAGAGCAACAGAGGCTTCAGAAAG ATGCCCAGGAGAAGCTTGTGAGCAGCTAGTTACACCAGTTACTAGTCAAGAAATCTATGCAACCCTTCTTTCACTTCCTAATGATAAAGTTTTTGGTCCGGACGGCTATACGAAGGATTTTTATGTGGCAGGTTGGCCTGTGATTGGAAGGGATTTCATCACGACACTACAGTCATTCTTTATGTTCGGGTTTCTACCTACAAGCATAAACGCTACGATATTGGCTTTGGTCCCAAAGACAGAAAGTGCTCAGAAGATGAAAGATTATAGTCCAATTGCATGTTGCAACCTGTTGTATAAGGTGATCTCGAAGGTGCTAGCAAACAGACTGAAAGTTATTTTTCCTGATGCACTTGAAGCTAATCAGAGCGCTTTTATCAAAGAAAGCCTGTTACAGGAGAACATCATCTTGGCGTCTGAGTTAGTAAATGGTTATCACAAGCAGTCTATTTCAGAGAGATGTGCTATAAAGTTTGATATTTCTAAAGCGTTTGATACGGTCAAATGA